A region from the Actinoplanes sp. OR16 genome encodes:
- a CDS encoding response regulator transcription factor, with protein MTRVVIADDQALVRTGFAMILASEGIEVAGHAANGHEAVAATRRLRPDVVLMDIRMPELDGLEATRRILADAPVTTTGEPIRVVILTTFDLDQYVYAALTAGASGFLLKDVTPDHLIHAVRLVRSGDALLAPTITRRLIERFAQPDPVRATLHRDLATLTPRELEVLTLLAGGLSNPELATTLNLSEATVKTHITRILTKLQLRDRVQAVVVAYETGLVTPSARRPAV; from the coding sequence ATGACGCGGGTGGTGATCGCTGACGATCAGGCGCTGGTGCGGACCGGGTTCGCGATGATCCTGGCGTCCGAGGGGATCGAGGTGGCCGGCCACGCGGCGAACGGTCATGAGGCCGTCGCCGCCACCCGCCGCCTGCGCCCCGACGTCGTGCTCATGGACATCCGCATGCCGGAGCTCGACGGTCTCGAAGCCACCCGTCGCATCCTCGCCGATGCCCCGGTCACCACCACCGGCGAGCCGATCCGGGTGGTGATCCTGACGACGTTCGACCTCGACCAGTACGTCTATGCCGCCCTCACCGCCGGCGCCAGCGGTTTCCTGCTCAAGGACGTCACACCCGACCACCTGATCCACGCCGTCCGCCTCGTCCGCAGCGGCGACGCCCTGCTCGCCCCCACGATCACACGCCGCCTGATCGAGCGGTTCGCCCAGCCCGACCCGGTCCGCGCCACCCTGCACCGCGACCTGGCGACCCTCACACCCCGGGAGTTGGAGGTGCTGACCCTGCTAGCCGGCGGCTTGAGCAACCCGGAGCTGGCCACCACCCTGAACCTGAGCGAGGCGACAGTGAAGACCCACATCACGCGGATCCTCACCAAACTGCAGCTGAGGGATCGGGTGCAGGCGGTCGTGGTCGCCTACGAGACGGGGTTGGTGACCCCGAGTGCCCGCCGTCCGGCCGTCTGA
- a CDS encoding sensor histidine kinase, translating to MSRILAAWRSGEHAVWFDLVLVTVLSAAAMWMTSEGRGDMPALPPELLRPGDVFYPEQTTGRDIAANLLLTLPLLVRRRWPVAAFLFQLAALLAVDLDGNIANLIALLIGVYAVAIHGRSAVLSMGVLFTVCVVTAAAQGETWPSLPDWAGVFVLVMPIGLLGVAVRAARSRAEVSEQRAVAVEREQQAATRLAVAHEQARIARELHDIVSHHVSVMTIQAGAAGKVLARDPQLARTALAAVEASGRETMAELRHLLGVLAPGPDDDLLHPQPGLGQLPSLVESVRQAGHPVELTVSDIDLPRGLDLTAYRVVQEALTNALRYAPGARTMVTVRPLDGDLVVEVINDEPAPGAAITPASSGGGSGLLGLSERLRSYGGSLVSGRRVGGGFRVCATVPLALTASDLAPPTPNADPSAPVLAPPTPDADPSTPVLAPPTPDADPSAPVLSPPTPDADPSASVLASPMPDRVIPTSERVTPASEQAIPAADRVIPVSERSAPGSELAVPGSDLGARSAGPGVPAAGPGVPAAGPGVPAAGPGVPAAGPGVPAAGPGVPAAGPGVPAAGPGAPAAGLGVPAADEGRVA from the coding sequence GTGTCGCGAATCCTCGCCGCGTGGCGATCCGGTGAGCACGCGGTCTGGTTCGACCTCGTGCTCGTCACGGTGCTGTCCGCCGCCGCGATGTGGATGACCAGCGAGGGCCGCGGCGACATGCCGGCCCTGCCGCCCGAGCTCCTGCGCCCGGGCGACGTGTTCTACCCGGAGCAGACGACCGGGCGCGACATCGCGGCGAACCTACTTCTCACACTGCCGCTGCTGGTCCGGCGACGATGGCCGGTCGCCGCCTTCCTGTTCCAGCTCGCCGCGCTGCTCGCCGTCGACCTCGACGGCAACATCGCGAACCTGATCGCGCTCCTGATCGGGGTCTACGCGGTCGCGATCCACGGCCGGTCGGCGGTGCTGTCGATGGGCGTGCTGTTCACCGTGTGCGTCGTCACCGCGGCGGCGCAGGGCGAGACCTGGCCGAGCCTGCCCGACTGGGCCGGCGTGTTCGTGCTGGTCATGCCGATCGGCCTGCTCGGCGTGGCGGTCCGGGCCGCGCGCAGCCGGGCCGAGGTGTCCGAGCAGCGTGCCGTCGCGGTCGAGCGGGAGCAGCAGGCCGCCACCCGCCTCGCGGTCGCCCACGAACAGGCTCGGATCGCGCGCGAGCTGCACGACATCGTCAGCCACCACGTCAGCGTCATGACCATCCAGGCGGGCGCGGCCGGCAAGGTCCTCGCGCGCGATCCGCAGCTCGCGCGCACCGCCCTCGCCGCCGTCGAGGCGAGCGGGCGGGAGACGATGGCCGAGCTGCGGCACCTGCTCGGCGTGCTCGCCCCCGGGCCCGACGACGATCTCCTGCATCCGCAGCCCGGTCTCGGTCAGCTTCCGTCGCTGGTGGAGAGCGTGCGCCAGGCCGGCCACCCGGTCGAACTCACGGTGTCCGACATCGATCTGCCGCGCGGGCTCGACCTGACCGCCTACCGCGTCGTGCAGGAGGCTCTGACGAACGCCCTGCGCTACGCCCCGGGCGCGCGCACCATGGTCACCGTCCGCCCTCTCGACGGCGATCTCGTGGTCGAGGTGATCAACGACGAGCCGGCGCCGGGCGCCGCCATCACTCCGGCTTCGTCCGGCGGCGGCAGCGGATTGCTGGGTCTTTCCGAGCGACTCCGGTCGTACGGCGGCAGTCTCGTGAGCGGGCGTCGCGTCGGAGGTGGCTTCCGCGTGTGCGCGACGGTCCCTCTGGCCCTCACCGCGTCCGACCTCGCTCCCCCGACGCCCAATGCCGATCCCTCAGCGCCGGTTCTCGCCCCGCCGACGCCCGACGCCGACCCCTCAACGCCGGTTCTCGCCCCGCCGACGCCCGACGCCGACCCCTCAGCGCCGGTTCTCTCTCCCCCGACGCCCGATGCCGATCCCTCAGCGTCGGTTCTCGCCTCGCCGATGCCTGATCGCGTCATCCCAACGTCCGAACGTGTCACTCCTGCGTCCGAGCAGGCCATCCCGGCGGCTGATCGCGTCATCCCAGTGTCCGAGCGCTCCGCCCCTGGGTCCGAGCTCGCCGTCCCGGGCTCCGACCTTGGTGCGCGGAGTGCCGGTCCCGGAGTGCCTGCGGCTGGTCCCGGAGTGCCAGCGGCCGGTCCCGGAGTGCCAGCGGCCGGTCCCGGAGTGCCAGCGGCCGGTCCCGGAGTGCCAGCGGCCGGTCCCGGAGTGCCGGCGGCTGGTCCCGGAGTGCCGGCGGCTGGTCCCGGTGCGCCGGCGGCTGGTCTCGGAGTGCCGGCGGCCGATGAAGGGCGAGTGGCATGA
- a CDS encoding SDR family oxidoreductase, whose product MRSYRGTHVLITGASSGLGAEFAAQFASRGADVVLVARREDRLRELAARLQRDHKITATPLALDLSQADAPAKLRTMLDGQRIRIQSLINNAGFGAKGPFADEDPARIQQMISLNVNVLVGLTREFLPDLVTAGSGVIVNVASTAAYQPCPQMAVYGATKAFVLSFTEALAYETRTSGLAVTTVSPGPTSTEFFDVVGTKDAAVGRFETAHQVVSRTMRELDRSRPRPSFVSGPLNTVTSAMATIMPRRVTLAVSGRALR is encoded by the coding sequence ATGAGGTCATACCGAGGCACCCACGTCCTGATCACCGGCGCCAGCTCGGGCCTCGGCGCCGAGTTCGCCGCCCAGTTCGCCTCCCGCGGCGCCGACGTCGTCCTGGTGGCACGCCGCGAAGATCGGCTCCGCGAACTGGCCGCCCGCCTGCAGCGCGACCACAAGATCACCGCGACGCCGCTGGCCCTCGACCTGAGCCAGGCCGACGCCCCGGCGAAACTGCGGACCATGCTCGACGGACAACGGATCCGCATCCAGTCCCTGATCAACAACGCCGGTTTCGGTGCCAAGGGCCCCTTCGCCGACGAGGATCCGGCCCGCATCCAGCAGATGATCTCGCTGAACGTCAATGTCCTCGTCGGCCTGACCCGCGAATTCCTCCCGGACCTGGTCACCGCGGGCTCCGGCGTGATCGTCAACGTGGCGAGCACCGCCGCGTACCAGCCCTGCCCGCAAATGGCCGTCTATGGTGCGACGAAGGCGTTCGTGCTGAGCTTCACCGAGGCCCTCGCCTACGAGACGCGCACCTCTGGCCTCGCGGTCACGACGGTCAGCCCCGGCCCGACGAGCACCGAGTTCTTCGACGTCGTGGGCACGAAGGACGCCGCCGTAGGCCGCTTCGAGACAGCACACCAGGTCGTTTCCCGCACCATGCGCGAACTGGACCGCTCCCGCCCGCGCCCGAGCTTCGTCTCCGGCCCGCTCAACACCGTCACCTCAGCGATGGCCACCATCATGCCGCGCCGCGTGACCCTAGCGGTCAGCGGCCGAGCATTGCGATAA